The genomic DNA gagttacccacgtctcgggagcgtcccggagctacctgtcagctgtgtttttgctgttgctgacagccctttctttctacatagagtttgccttttacagtttttctcgattgtttacacacattttctgaaagcatgcctcatactctcagaactctacacacaaatcaaaaaacacacacacaatgggcaaaacccctcaattctcctgcaaaataaaactttacattcaaatcaatgttatttcttctcaaaatggtattttgttttcaaatgacacacacaaaccatcatatgaatagacatttataagaaccagttgaacactgatgtgctcaatgtaaaacactatgatgaatggaaaacacttcttctccattcatcataatgactcaggccttttttttgttcagtgttacacttactacagacagtacatacataagtgtgttgtaaaatattttagaatattgtttttatactcagaacacacaaatacacggtaacaaatatattttatttcccccacaaaaacaatgtacacagtgtacatcccaaccaacacaaagttgcacatacagtggtctacatacaaaacaacagaagaatttactgtatacagttacagtaaaaaaaactatactgcatcctctcttctgtttcggtctggccacagcacctcatccacatcacaagcaatgttttccctggccaagcagcgggggaaatatcgcttagcatgtcgaatccagccaagaaaagcatcaactgctacatctccacatgcgtcttccatAGCTTGGAGAAGGGGTATACGCGTTTGTGGATTTCGGTCATACACTTTccatgattgctaattgtaacactgtgtgacaggtgtttgcccatgtgatgagtcagtgtgcatagtagggcaattgactttagaattttgaatgacagtgtgttccttgtgaaaacgagattttcttcatgaaaattgtgccaaatgcagagaattgtgtgtagtgttttgaaaaaagtgtgttttagaactgcaatttgagtgtaaagcaggaattgtgcttgtagtttagcagaattggttcagggggttggtgcatgagttacatgttgtggtcattgtgtgtcaagtaccagtatttgtgtgtaaacaattgagaaaaactgtaatggccatttaacttcataataaatgtgatttatatttatttaagacaaaaaagggtaagaactgtgtggtaatttgtaaatattattaaaaacaagcaaataaattcatacataaatattaatatatagcccatataaatccctcttttctgtcagtgaagagggatttatatatatatataaatccctcttcactgacaatgaggagggatttctatgggctatatatatatatatatatatatatatatatataaatccctcttcattgacagtgaagagggatttctgtgggctatatattaatacaaaaaaataaataaatacattagtagtaagagagagcctacagcaatccctcttcactttgactggcacagttttaaacaacctGAAGTtttaaaaacacctgaagtatttcagaatgataaatataagtaaagtgtttttttttttattattataaaacaaagcaaaataaacagtttcgttatttgttaacctttagaaaacgaaaattattattaaatatctttaaaaaaaattaaataacacctctaaaagaaagaacaataaagttacgtggtgtttgttgagagagagagagagagagagagagagagagagagagagagagagagagagagagagagagagagagagagagagagagagagagagagagagagaatcggaaaaatactgccaactatcacctgatgttcttataacctattaacccagtctattatatgtatagcatatgcagggtttctgctatgactactagtgtttacataattaaaagcctgtactatattaacttgatggaaacctgcaagcagacaactgctttatttagagtatttcagaataaaagcattgtgttaatgaatgaatgattctatgcactaaaaacgctagaggacttttattttataggaagtgtaaaatattgatggtcagtgacatattctacagatgtcccCCTTTTCATGACAAACAATCACAACCACACAATAAGGATTGTTGGAAAAAcaagagaattttttttttttgtatttattaagtGAAAATATTTCGCAGCAGattaaaacaatcaatcaacaaATATGATGAACCTATAAAGATGTTTTAAAACTAACATGATTATTAACTAGTAAAAGGCCTACTGTGTGTAGCAGGTTAACAGGTTTAATAGAAATGAAGCAGCTGATTCACTGATGACTGAACCCAAGTTATGGTACTGTAAGTATAATATGGCTGAGCCAACTGGACAGACCAAATAATACAGTGAAAATAATGAGAGTTTTGAAACAGtaaaaagcatttcacaaaTCTCTGTGTAAACAAAGATATGGTTGATCAGATCCTTGATTGCCATTCTTGATATGAAAAAAAGTGGATAATCTGATTAGACATATAAAGAATACAGCAAGAGATTATGTTGGTATGTTAGATTCCATCTGTTTTTtcataatcagcagctggtgtGGCCATGGAAGGGCATTTGGGACGTCCAGAAGCAGGCAAAAGGTTTTCCCAGTACTCTCGACGAGCCCTAAAACAAATTTTGGTAGATAAATTGGTTATAAACCAGCACTTGTGCAGATTAGGAACATGCAATTTCATTTCCCCtgttattttacttttgttacaACTGTCACTATGGCACATCATGTACAATACATAATACTGTTTTCAGTCTCTTGTTTAATGCAGATGTAACAGCTTAATTTGAATGCAGTAGCTGCGTTTCTGCTCAGTCTTACCTGGCTCTGACCCAGGGTTTAGTGTGCATCTCCAGAGCAGCTCCCCAGAGTCCGTGCTTCTCTGAAGCTGGTGGGAGGAATCCTCTCTCTTCAGCCATCTCTTCTGCTATAGCTCTGATATGGTAGGGCTCAAATCCACAGCAGCCACCAATGTAGCGAATTCCAGCATCGTAAGCCTCTCTGGCGTATTTATGGATGTCCCAGCGGGTTATTGCTCTGGTCTCCAGTGCTGAGAAGGAGAGTAAAATATTTAAGTCTGAGCATTTTGTTATATCGATGCTCACATTAAGCTGCATATTTGGGGAGTTTAAAAAGGTAGAAATGCATGAGCTCTACACTCACATACCTTACGAGCTTATGTTTACATtaaatatacaaacatacaGTTAGCAAACTAACAATCATGCTCAAATGTTTGGAGTGCATGGTTGGGTTGTTTGAGAAGAATCATGTAATTCTAGACCCAGTTTTGTCAACATAGTGCAGATCCATGTCCTTTTTGGCATTTATGTCTCTTTAAACCTTAGCTAAAGTGTTGCTATTTTTTGTACCATCTGCATTTTTAGTTTGCTGTattgtgtaaaaacaaacatacaagaTATAAcgtactgtaataataataataataataataataataataatgtaattaaatataaaagttttctctttattttgcaCAAAAGAATTATACAAATGCTGACCAAAGGGGTACTCAGGTAGGCTGGTGTATCCACCAAAGTTGCACTCAGGTGTGTGAAAGCCCAGCGGCTGGATCATGAGATGGGCTTTGAGACCAGCTTTCTCTAATCCCGCTTTCATCAACTTCACCGTACGAACACACGTCAGAGGGTCCAAGTGGCAGTTTATTCCAACAATGTCGGCTCCTGCACATGAACACATAAAACATATTCAGATTGTATACCTAAAACATGATTTCATTTTTGCTGACTTGAAGAACCACAGAAGGTCAATGTACCAGCTTTGACCAGCCTGACAGCACACTCTCCAGGTGGAACGTCGTTCATGTCTCCGTGAGGGGAGATGCACAGCGTTGCACCCACTGGTTTACCACTGGTCTTCAGCACCTCCACTGCCCACACTGCCTCTTCCACGTGATCAACGAACTGCAGGAGGAATGTGCGTTAAATCACAAgaagcagtaaaaaaaacactgaaattatGCACATTATCATCTGTTGTACAGTTATTCCTCTTGGCGCTGCTCATACCTCCACTATAAAGAAATCAATGTCCTTCTTGAGGAAGTCATCCATCTGTTTCTTATAGATGGCCTTGACCTCAGTCTCACTGTGAGTCTCCACATAACAGGGAGTCTTAGACACACACCCAGCGACCAACGCATCACCCTCATTGGCTACCTCTCTGGCCAGGTCACATGCTGCCTCATTGATCTGGGCCCCCTGGATCAGACGAGAGCAGATTGTGATACCAGAATGATATAAGAATAATGTTCATCAGGTACAGTAGGGCAAACAGGATGAAGATGTTATTAGATTTTGTCTgctagtttttttttccactcacaGTGATGTTGGTGACATTGCCACTGATGTCCAGTTTATCCTCACTGCAGTAGAAGGTAAAAGTCTGAATCACATTGGCTCCTGCTCTGAGAAACTCCCTGTGCAGCTGCCGCACTGACAGAGAGACATATAGAGAGCTTTtatggaaaatgaaaaaaacattgtaaGCAAATAAAAACTGCTATATAAGAGTCCACTCATGTCATGTTAATAAATGAGTAGGTAACAGGTACCTGCTTCAGGATGTTCAACAGCAGCTTCAGGTGTCCAATGTCCAGCCTTCACATAGCCACGCCGCTCTAGCTGCATCACATAACCTCCATCTCCTACAACCACCTCTCCAGCATTTAGTCGCTCCAAGAtaccctgaacacacacacacacacacacacacacacacacacacacacacacacacacacacacaaacacaaacacaaagctaTATCATACACAGTGATCAAGTGATATCAGTTAATAGACCGGTAGCACAGGTATGACATGCCTTGGGGTGTGCTTGGTGAACTCTGCACACTTGAAAGGAGGCTTTGTCAGGCTTCCTGGTTTTATTCTCTCAATGTTGAGCAGACTACTTAAAaagtattgtgattaagttatattataagtaattaattggtattctggattgataacaaatttatattttgataaggataattatatcagtacttaatttatatttctgtatgacacaaattaaaggtaataattatagttagaataatgataaataataataattatagttagacaaatttaggaaactttaattagagtatatgtatggctcactaaggaagctggttaataattaataattgacttatggagaagaggtgggattaaataaatttatacttctcactcctttttgaATATTGatatgtttgacaatttatttttcttatgcttttcattgtatgtaaatactacttgtttctgactgtccacttgacTGTATGATGGTTGGTAtgattctttatattttgtattctacatgttcgaaataaattttgaaatgaaatgaaattaatgaatgaaatgtatttaGTGCCTGAATTCGTCATCTGACATGTAATCATTAATATGTTTAATAACAACACTCAAACAAGGAGGCTAATTCAGAAAACATTGACAGCACATCCTCAACAATGTCAAACACTTGTACACAGTTATCAACATCAATATGTCatattgttttgcatttcttaCTGCTTGTGAGCCTGTTAATCTCCCTGACAAGACATTTCCAGGCATAGACTGGACAGACTATAGCACTGAGTGAGTAAATGAGTAAATGAGTATACCATTTCTCTTTATTCGGCTAcataattaatcaaatcaaatgatcACAGAGCAAACTGTAAAAGTCTGATAAATATCCATAGCTAACATACTCTTGTCTATTATTAAACACTGTGCTTGAGGATATCCTTATCTATGTTTTATTAACAGGTCCATTAGAATAGAGAGCCCAAGGCTACAGTGTTGCTTGTTCACTCTAATGGAAATTCTGTCAATATTCcaagatgagtcctaatgaacgttgaaataaatatctcaaacagatgaaatgtctttgttttttttattcttgcaagaagaggcactggttatacagagtcacacaaagtctgcagaagagtgcactgcaggagatcattacaatgtgattatatagaaatctacaacagggactgtgagaaaagttgttttactcagacagtgtcccagtagctagtcaacactcagtactttcccactacatgagacaAATAGAGGCAGTAAACGGTGTATTATGTAATTTATATGGACTGAACTTTCACCGTCTTGTCTTCTGTGCAGAAGCACATGGTAAGATTAGGTTGCTcgtttctcatttttttctatttaggGTAATTTACCGCATTTCAAATGTTGGATGAACAACATGCGCTGGCCTTTATTATATACAACCGTGACTCATACCCTTCTCTTCTTGCTCTCCATCGTCCACAAAGTCTCTGTGCACCGTTCAGAAACAAGCCTCCACCATAGCACTGCGCTGACAGCAGTCGTCACTGATTGTACGTCACTGAAATGAGCACGATAATCTCACGAGATTGAGGAAACCATACTAAACCATAAACGCTGCAGTGACCACTGAGCGCTCACTGCTGCTGCCACTCCGCTTTACAGGCCAGGAGgcggattattattattattaggctattattattattatttttaatatatttattgtttttctgttcattttgaaacaacagaacaaacattcacaaacgtccccaataataacattttcgGTACAAAGAAAtttaacaaacctaatattaatttaaaataaaccagtatagatacaggaaaacatattatatacaaaaaatagataaataaataaaataaatatacacaagtaaaaaaataaaatgtaaaagaataaaataaaataaatctattaataataataataataataataatttctttatattttatgttattttatttttatttttttcctgccaatctcctgctccacactccagtccagtaggttGCAGTAATGCACATACAAGCTGGTTTGCCagccgccaataaacaccaaagaagaggaagaggaggaggaggaggaggaataagaagaagaagacgtcACTTCCTGGCGGGATTTCGATCTGAAACCGGATGTAAACAAAGCCAGAGACAGATTTAAACATCCATGCGTTAACTGTGATAAAATAGGCAAGTGTAGAGTTGTATTTAGGAAAACAAGACTTCGTATGTGACCGCCGCTGGAAGTATTTGTAAACGTCTTGTTAAAGTTGTAATCAACAGTCGTAGTAACCTCAATCGAACAAGGTAAGATGTGTTCACAAAGAGATGTTGACTTTGACTCCTGCATTTGCAGCGTTACATGTTTGTGTTGTAATGGATTATCTGATGTGGGCACCCAGGTgttgtaccttaaaggtcccatatcgtgctcattttcaggttcatacttgtattttatgtttctactagaacatgtttacatgctgtaatgttaaaaaaaacactttattttcatcatacTGCCTgcctaaatatacctgtattcatcctctgtctgaaacgctccgttttagtgcatttcgtggggaattgcaacggaattgcgttgctaggcaacagtttgggtccatgtttacttcctgtcagctgatgacattcacagatactgcaacaggaaataaactgggacacatttagaatgtttacgtttaaaacagtgtaatggtctatataatttatatttgtgacatcacaaatggacagaaatcctaacggcttgtttcaaacgcacaatttctgaatacggactgtgtgtgtttctccgtatattgagcgtttcgatagtttaacagtatttatataggacttaacaAACCCAGGTGATCTGACATATCTGAGTTGATTTGTCCTTCCAGACACCTTCACTGTTTTGTGATGGACCCATCTGACAACGATGGGAACCTCAGCCACATAGTGGAGGCTGTGGCAATGAATGATGGTCCTGCTCCTGACAACTCCACCGGACAGAAAGATACCTCGCCTGCAGACATGCTGAGGTTCTCCCTCCACATCTGCTTTAACACCTCTATTTTAATGTTCCATCCACATTACCTCTCGTTATAAAACAATGATTACAATCTTTACAATTGttgaaattactgtttttagaATAAAACAACAGATGTCCAACCAATGCTTTGAGATGGCAGTACAGCTCCAAGCAGGTATATCATTTTGTATATTTTCCCATCATATTGAATTGTCATTAAGTGCATAAACAAAGGATTAATAATATTTTCTCTAACAGGAAAAAGTAAGCAATCATGCAGCAtacatgaagctgagagagACTTGTGAGTATTTGAAATTAGGCTATTGATGTTGATATAGAGTTTAAACCAAATGTAAGATTAGAGTTGATTTCAAAACGTATATTGATAACTTATAATTTTGATTAAACGTTGCAGGTCAGATTGTGTCAGTGAGCTGGAAAGAGTCAAGACAAATAATTTTAACAGCACATTGACACTGCACAGGTAAACCGATGCCTTATCCTTTCTGATGAATGATTTCtccactatataatatatatagatgtataatACAGAAGCGGTTAACTTTGACCATCCATTGATTTAACTTGTGTCTTTCAGAATGCAGATGTGGCACGCTATTGGAGAAAAACTGAAACAGAGTGATTCAGAGGCAGTGTAAGTCAATGCACAACATTTTGAAACAACtgacatacatttatttttgatcattttgatgATTGTGTCATACACTTGTGTTTTTCTCAGTGCCCTGAAAGCTGTGAATGATCGCTACATGGCTCTTTgttcacaaacaaaacaacttcagcAAGTAAGCAGCCTCATTATCCaccatgtatatatatttagtgtTTGTCTGCGATGATATTACCGTGTGTAAAACaattgtgtatatataaaatagtttTATAACTGGGCTTTGACATCAGATGAAATGGCACTGTGTTTGTGCTTTATGTTGTTTTGCTGCTGTCTGCAGACTCACATTTCTAAAGCAATATTTTGTTTTGGTAAAATCATTTGAGTAGGTTGTAAATGCCACCACCGCCAACCATCAGCACCAACTGGTTTCCCGGAGAAACtgtcattatattataatatatatactcaataaataatagaaatagcACTATGTGCTTGATGACCTATTAATTTGTTTACAATTATTGTTCAGATTTGTTGTAGTACTAGAAAAAAATTGAGAGGCAGATGTTTCCAAACTTTTAAGACCATGTACCATGATGTACCAAACCAAATTTCCCAAGTACCACTTCCCACTGCAGATACCAACAATGTCagtagaatggcactcggagagcacagacctccgccaaggtgcatgactttaaaaacagaggTTCAGGCTGTCAAATCATAGAGATTAAGAAGACCTTGAGGTGCCTCAACTTCTTGAGATATTTAGGGGAGAGAAAACTTGTTCTGTCTGGTATTGCAGACACTATAGCTGAGAAGAGTTGTAAATGTCCCTCTTTACGACCTTGTTATTCAAAACAGTTTAGTAGAGAAGGGGTGTGTAAGTTTTGATGCTTGACTCTCTGGTACCAGATTTTTCTGTTACCAAAAACTGAATATAACCAAACACTCAAGTAAACTCAACAGATGCTGATCTTTGAGTTTTCTTTCctttatttatcaaaataaatattgaCCTGAAAGTATGATTTTATACATCATAGTGTTCTGTGAGATTGAATTTGTTCTGAACCAGATTCCCTTATGATTTGTTAACAGGAGTCACGAGTTCTTCAAGATGAAATCACAGAAATACAGAAGAAGAGGCttggtatgtactgtatatatatatggcttATAACAAAAAGGTACAACTACATTCTGATTTAGTTTTTCCACGATCCAGTTTGTTGAcgtattactttttttgtgtgtagagATGAAGCGGCTCACACATGAGAAATTGAAAGAGATGGAAGAGTTGATGTCCAAGAAAGAGCACCCAGATACAGAGAAGTACAAAGCTATGGTGGAGAAAGGCCAGATGAACATGGAGAAATACAAAAAGATTACCATCATGACACAGGACGTCCTCAGGGTAAATACATCGTACAGGAattgtgttaaagggactgtttgtaacttcttacacgtataaatcaattcgggtcggtgtcccaagCGCGCTCGTGTgcggctacgctgttcagacaagactccaacacaaactatacggaagcaccaaaaccgcaaagttatatctagtgatgcccgtcttgcaaaacagtgtaggccgcggtcggaggacgcgggggagaccgtagctttggtctccagggccggagtctctgttgtactctgctcctctgcctgcctgcttgctcggccctccggccgcggtcgggaggctgaggcaggaaaagccaacactaggatcagccgtgattcatggagagacctacgtctgatcagctaacattactgccaagcaggtgaaatatagagtgatattgtggttttagctgacgtgtgtcacctcactgttttgagcgatgctcgttcatgtctatgtagagcgagcacaagcgcgaacccgacgctgactttcgttgacttaacggccacaggtgtcgctgtcaacaagcatttctgattcttacaaacactcccttttaaaagtaaaatacacCATGTGTCTGTACAATGTGTTGAAAATGGTTAATGCCTACAATGCCGTTTGTAGGTGGTGTATTAACGTAAGTGTTTCTCTTCAGGGCATCCTCTTGGCCTGTAAAGTCAACTGGCTGGATGATCCCAAACTTCGAGACATCGCCATGACGCTGGAGGAATTTCCCATCCCTGactaaaaatcacaaatcaattTATCTCATATTTATATGTTTCTGTGTTGTATTGTCAAATATATAATCAATAAAACCACTAGTATTATGATCAATTTATAAAATGAGTTTATATGACATCCAGCTGCCACCA from Sebastes fasciatus isolate fSebFas1 chromosome 6, fSebFas1.pri, whole genome shotgun sequence includes the following:
- the cenph gene encoding centromere protein H, coding for MDPSDNDGNLSHIVEAVAMNDGPAPDNSTGQKDTSPADMLRIKQQMSNQCFEMAVQLQAGKSKQSCSIHEAERDLSDCVSELERVKTNNFNSTLTLHRMQMWHAIGEKLKQSDSEAVALKAVNDRYMALCSQTKQLQQESRVLQDEITEIQKKRLEMKRLTHEKLKEMEELMSKKEHPDTEKYKAMVEKGQMNMEKYKKITIMTQDVLRGILLACKVNWLDDPKLRDIAMTLEEFPIPD
- the LOC141769271 gene encoding betaine--homocysteine S-methyltransferase 1-like → MESKKRRGILERLNAGEVVVGDGGYVMQLERRGYVKAGHWTPEAAVEHPEAVRQLHREFLRAGANVIQTFTFYCSEDKLDISGNVTNITGAQINEAACDLAREVANEGDALVAGCVSKTPCYVETHSETEVKAIYKKQMDDFLKKDIDFFIVEFVDHVEEAVWAVEVLKTSGKPVGATLCISPHGDMNDVPPGECAVRLVKAGADIVGINCHLDPLTCVRTVKLMKAGLEKAGLKAHLMIQPLGFHTPECNFGGYTSLPEYPFALETRAITRWDIHKYAREAYDAGIRYIGGCCGFEPYHIRAIAEEMAEERGFLPPASEKHGLWGAALEMHTKPWVRARARREYWENLLPASGRPKCPSMATPAADYEKTDGI